The window GGAGCACGAACGCGACCGGGCACTGTTTCGCACGTTACTTGATCACTCCAGCGACGCCGTCTTCGTCGAAGATCCTGAGACTGGCGAGATTCTCGACGTCAACGACACCGCCATCCGACAGCTCGGCTACCCTCGCGAGGAACTACTGGATCTAACGATAGCCGACATCGACACCGAGCTCCCCACGCAGGAGGACTACCGGGAATTCGTGATGGATCTCAAAGCCGATGGGCACACTACCTTTAACGGGACGCATCAACGGAAGGACGGCTCTACGTTCCCGGTGGAAGTCAACGTCTCGTACATCGAGCTGGATCAGCTAGATCGGGCGTACGTACTCGCGCTCTCGCGCGATATCACCGAACGAACGCAGGCGAAAGAACGCATTCGTGAGAACGAGGCGGCGCTCGAACGACTCAACGTCACAACCCAGGAACTGATCGAGGCTGATCCCGAGGACATAAAGCGCCGGACCGCCGACATCGCCCAGTCGGTCCTCAACGTCGAGTACGCCGCGCTTTGGCACTACGACGAGGCGATCGGCGAACTCGACGAATACGCCAGTCAAACGAGCCCCGACATAGACGCTGATGCAGTTCACCTACCAGACCAGCTTTCCGAGCAGGCCTGGCAGGCATTCATCAGTGATGATGTAGACGTCGGAAACGACGTCAAAAGTAGTGAAAGCGAGGGCGGAGAGTTCCCACTGCGGAGTCGTGTCTTCGCCCCGTTGGGCAGACATGGCGTTATTTGTGTCGGCTCCACTCGAGTCAACACGTTCGACGATAGGTTAGTTGATCTCGTAGAGACGGTCGCCACCACAGTCGAGACCGCGTTGGACCGTGCCGCCGGCAAAGCGGAGTTGGAACAGCAGAACGAGGAGTTAGTCCGGCTTGACCGGCTCAACATACTGATCAGGGAGATTGATCAGGCGCTCGTCCAGGCGGAAACAGTCGAATCCATCGATGAAGCCGTCTGCGACCGCCTGGCCGAATCTGGGCTGTTCGAGTTCGCTTGGACCGGCGAGTTCGACGCAGCCGCCGGCACGGTTACCCCTCGGGAGTGGGCGGGGATTGATACGGCATCTCTGGAACAGCTCACTACAGGTGAGGAGTCTGCCATTGGTGAGAGCCAGGTCGTCGACGCAGTCCGGTCGGGCGAGGTTCAAGTCGTCGCTGACACCGCAACAGATCCACGGGCAACGCCATGGCGAGAAGCCGCGCTTGAATCCGGTGGGCGGTCGTGTTTTTGTATCCCGCTCGTGTACGATGAGTCTATCTACGGTGTCCTGGTTGTATACGGCAGGACGCCACAGCCCGACGAACGGAACGTGGACGTCCTCTCGGAACTCGGACAGACGATTGCCCACGCGATTCACGCGGTCGAAACCAGAGTGGCTCAGCGAACCGACAGCGTTGTCGAACTCACGCTTCAAACGACGGCGGAAACGCCACTCGTTCGGCTCGCTCTGGAGGCAGACTGTGTACTCAAGTTTGAGGGAGTAGTGCCGAGAGCCGACGGGGACGTGACTGTGTTCTTCACTACGAGAGATGTCTCCCCCGACGAGATGATTGATGCCGGCGAGCGATCGCTCGTCATCAAGAAAGTATCCCATCTAGCGGAACAGAACGGCGGTTTCCTGTTCAAAGCACAGCTGGCTAACTCGACGCTTGCCAGGAGATTCCTCGACCGGGGCGCGACGATCCGTTCGCTAAACATCGATGCGGGGACGGCTACTGCCGTCGTGGAGTTACCGGAGACAGCTGACGTCCGCGAGTTCGTTGCGGGGCTGAAGCAAGACGTGCCCGACTGTAATTTGCTCGCTCGCCAGTCTCGAACCAGGTCACCCGATACGGAACAGCGGCTCCAAACCGCATTCGATCAGCGTCTCACCCCTCGTCAACAAGAGATACTCCAACTGGCCTACCGGAGTGGGTACTTCGAGTCCCCCCGCGTCCAAACGGGGAAGGAACTCTCCGACGCGCTGGACCTCTCGCAATCGACGTTCAACTATCACCTCAGAGGTGGCGAACGCACACTCCTGGCGATGGTGTTTGATCACGTCCCAGATGCGTAGTTGGATACCAGTCGCTATTCCTCTCACTATTGCGTTCTGTACTCTCTTTCCTAGTTACCTATGTATCGTCGTATATCCTCTTTACCGGCGTTTGAGTAGATGGAGAGCGGTTCTGAGAGAAAGAGCGTGTGATTGTGATCGATGTGCGTTCGCAATAGTGCGATGTGGTGGTGAGGACGTGCGCAGGGTTCCGAGACTATTCTTTCGTTGCTACCCTCCCTGATTGAGGGTGTAAGCTTCCCATGATGACCGAAGAAGCGAATTCACCATCGTCGATGGATATCGTGTTGAACGTCTTGGAAAACCGGTATCGTCGCCGCATGCTTGTGGCGCTGTTGGAGCATAATCCGCAGGATGCCGATAACCCACAGCTCCCAGCAGACAGTGAACTCGCAGCTGAGGACCTGGAAACGCGTCGAATTCACATGAGGCATTCCCACCTTCCCAAACTGGAAGAGTCAGGATTCATCGAGTGGGACCGGGACACCAATTCAGTACGGAAGGGACCCCATTTCGACGAGATCCAACCCCTGCTGGAGGTGCTGCAGAACCACGCCAACAAACTACCCGACGGCTGACTGTGACTGGAGTGGGCTATAGTAGCCACTGCAAGTCACTGCACACCTGATCGCCAGATGACTCGGCGATCAGTGTGTAACTATAGTAGACGTTAGAAATAATTGCTCACTTTTGGGACGGTGATCTGATCAATAGCTGTATCGATCGCTGTTGTAAGCTCGTTGAGTGAGCCAAAGAAACGATTGCTGAGTGCCGCTTGGAGCTGTCTCCAGCACTCTTCGACGGGATTCAGCTCTGGCGAGTACGCCGGCAATGTCACGAAGGCGAGGTCGTCACGGGCCGCCAGGTCCGTGACGGCCGACGCCCGAAAATACGGCGCTCCATCCAACACAATAATCAAGTCCTCTTCGAACTCATTACATGATGCAAGAATGAAGTGTTTTGCGTGATCAGCCGTTACATACTCTTCGAATCGAGCGAAAAAGCGATCACCGTCCTCGGTGATCGCACCTAAGAGACACGTCCAGTCGCGTTGTCCGGACAATTCAACAGACGGTCGCGTGCCGCGAGGAAACCACGCGGCACGCGGCTCAACTTGGACGGATTTCTTGGTTTGATCGATACAGACTACTGTGGCGTCCATTTCCCGCCGCTTTTTTTGAGTTCTTCGCGGAACGCTTCTTGTTCCTCAGCCTCAGATTCGGCGGCTGTACGGCGTGGTTTTTGATAGCTCAATCCCGCTTCTTTGAGCAACCGCCGGCAGCTTGGGATTGAGTACTCGACATCGTAGGTCTCGGCGAGATGCTGCTGGACAAGCGCCGGCGTCCACGCCGGCGCGTCAAAACCAACTTCTTCAGGAGACCTGTGGACTGTTTCTTCGAACTCTTGTTGCTCTTTTTCTGAGAGCTTTCGTTTTCTCCCGGATCGATGAGCATCAGAAACGGCTTGCTCAAGCGGTTCGTCCGTATCGAGTCGCATGAGCCAACTGTAGATTGTTCGTCGACCAGTGTCGTGCCATTCCGCAAGTTCGGTCTGATTCACGCCGTTCTTGTACGCAATCGCCGCTAACAATCGTTGTGTCGGCTTAGCTCCCTCAACCCTATCAAGGGCGTCTTGAAGTTCTTCGACGGAGATCTCGTCGAGATGATCCATTA of the Natrialba magadii ATCC 43099 genome contains:
- a CDS encoding bacterio-opsin activator domain-containing protein, whose protein sequence is MDSTAGQNTELQTRVRQQEVAAEIGQQALETNNLDQLLHEATVAIAETLDSDYAKVLELLPGEDEMILRQGVGWRDGLVGDATVPAAVDSQAGYTLLSEEPIIVDDLRTDERFSGPELLTSHNVVSGISVIIGSVEDPWGALGVHTAECHEFTDHDVNFVQSIANVLAAVITEIHAKQQLHERENDLKETFDRITDGFIGVDADWVITYTNDRGKELITLDDEELVGRNFWDVFEPALGTTFEKHYREVVTTQEPTIFEEYYPPLDGWFEVHVYPSASGLSIYFRDITERREHERDRALFRTLLDHSSDAVFVEDPETGEILDVNDTAIRQLGYPREELLDLTIADIDTELPTQEDYREFVMDLKADGHTTFNGTHQRKDGSTFPVEVNVSYIELDQLDRAYVLALSRDITERTQAKERIRENEAALERLNVTTQELIEADPEDIKRRTADIAQSVLNVEYAALWHYDEAIGELDEYASQTSPDIDADAVHLPDQLSEQAWQAFISDDVDVGNDVKSSESEGGEFPLRSRVFAPLGRHGVICVGSTRVNTFDDRLVDLVETVATTVETALDRAAGKAELEQQNEELVRLDRLNILIREIDQALVQAETVESIDEAVCDRLAESGLFEFAWTGEFDAAAGTVTPREWAGIDTASLEQLTTGEESAIGESQVVDAVRSGEVQVVADTATDPRATPWREAALESGGRSCFCIPLVYDESIYGVLVVYGRTPQPDERNVDVLSELGQTIAHAIHAVETRVAQRTDSVVELTLQTTAETPLVRLALEADCVLKFEGVVPRADGDVTVFFTTRDVSPDEMIDAGERSLVIKKVSHLAEQNGGFLFKAQLANSTLARRFLDRGATIRSLNIDAGTATAVVELPETADVREFVAGLKQDVPDCNLLARQSRTRSPDTEQRLQTAFDQRLTPRQQEILQLAYRSGYFESPRVQTGKELSDALDLSQSTFNYHLRGGERTLLAMVFDHVPDA
- a CDS encoding DUF7344 domain-containing protein is translated as MMTEEANSPSSMDIVLNVLENRYRRRMLVALLEHNPQDADNPQLPADSELAAEDLETRRIHMRHSHLPKLEESGFIEWDRDTNSVRKGPHFDEIQPLLEVLQNHANKLPDG
- a CDS encoding IS630-like element ISNma7 family transposase (programmed frameshift), whose amino-acid sequence is MDHLDEISVEELQDALDRVEGAKPTQRLLAAIAYKNGVNQTELAEWHDTGRRTIYSWLMRLDTDEPLEQAVSDAHRSGRKRKLSEKEQQEFEETVHRSPEEVGFDAPAWTPALVQQHLAETYDVEYSIPSCRRLLKEAGLSYQKPRRTAAESEAEEQEAFREELKKKRREMDATVVCIDQTKKSVQVEPRAAWFPRGTRPSVELSGQRDWTCLLGAITEDGDRFFARFEEYVTADHAKHFILASCNEFEEDLIIVLDGAPYFRASAVTDLAARDDLAFVTLPAYSPELNPVEECWRQLQAALSNRFFGSLNELTTAIDTAIDQITVPKVSNYF